The region ACCTGGCCGTGCTTGTTGGCGTGCGTGCCCAGCGCGATGTGCCGTTCGCGTCCCGAGATCAGGTCCAGCACCTCGACGCAGTCGCCGCCGGCCCAGATGTTCTCGTGTCCGCGCACCCGCATCGCCAGGTCGGTGAGCAGCCCGCCGTGGTCGCCGAGGGGGAGTCCCGCGGCCCGTGCGAGCGTGGTCTCGGGGCGTACGCCGATGCCGAGTACGACCACGTCCGCCGGGTACTCCGCGTCCTCGGTGGCCACCGCGCGGACCCGGCCCGCGTCCCCGGTGAGGAACTTGGTGATCTCGGCGTCGTTGACCATGGTGACGCCGAGGTTCTCCATGGCCGTGTGCACCAGGCGGCCCATGTCCGGGTCGAGGGTGGACATCGGCTCCTTGCCGCGGTTGACGACCGTCACCTCGTACCCGCGGTTGATGAGCGCCTCGGCCATCTCCACGCCGATGTAGCCCGCGCCGACGACCACCGCGCGACGGCCCTCGGTCGTCGCCAGTGTGTCCAGGAGGGCCTGGCCGTCGTCCAGGGTCTGCACGCCGTGCACGCCCGGAGCGTCGACGCCCGGCAGGTCGGGGCGGATCGGACGGGCGCCGGTCGCGATCACGAGTTTGTCGTACGAGGTCCACTCCTCGGCCCCGGTCTCGAGGTCGAGCGATCGGACGCGGCCCCCGGCGACATCGATCTCCGTGACCTCGGTGCGCATCCGCAGGTCGATCGCGCGCTCCCGGTGTTCCGCCGGGCTCCGGGCGATCAGCCGGTCCCGCTCGGGGACGTCGCCGCCCACCCAGTACGGGATGCCGCAGGCCGAGTAGGAGCTGAAGTGACCGCGTTCGAACGCCACGATCTCCAGCTCGTCGGGCCCGCGCATCCGGCGTGCCTGTGACGCGGCGGACATGCCCGCCGCGTCACCCCCGATCACGACCAGTCGCTCCGTACGGCTCATGCTCATGCGAACACGCTACGGGGACCGGGCATTTCAGTCCTCGTCGCCACCCTCTTCGCGCACCGGCGGTGCCACCGGCAGCGAACCCGCGCTCGCGGGAGCCGCTTCGGCCCCGGGCCGGCGCGGCCGCCCCGCGCGGGCGAGCCGCAGCCACAGCGCCAGGAGGAGCCCGGCGCTCAGCAGGAACGGGAGCACCACGCCGAACACCACGGCGATCCAGCGCAGCATCGTGACGAACGCGTCCCAGCCGCCCGTCAGCGCGTCCACGAAGCCCGGCGTGTCGGACTTCTTCGCGGCCGCCTTCAGCGGGGTCTCGGAGAGGGAGAGCGTGATGGTGGCCAGGCTGGTGCGGTCCTTCAGGGACGCCTGCTGGGCGAGCAGGGCGTCGAGGTCCGCTTCACGGGTGCTCAACTCCCCTTCCAGGGCGACCACATCGCTCAGCTTGGTGGCCTGGTCCATCAGCTCGCGGACCCGGGCCACGCTGACGCGCTGCGACTTGACGCGGCTCTCCACGTCGACGACCTGGTCGGTGACGTCCTCCGCCTTCGCCGTCCGCTCGACGACCTTCCCGGTGCCTTCCAGGGAGGAGAGCACCGCGTCGTAGCGGTCGGTGGGCACACGCAGTACGGCTCGGGTGCGCTCGCGGCCCCCGCCGTCCCGGGTGGTCGTCTCGTTGCCGACGTAGCCGCCCGCGTCGACGGCCGCGGTGCGGGCGGCGTCCAGCGCCTTGGGCACATCCTTGACCTGCAGGGTCAGCGAGGCGGTGCGGATGATGTGGCTGCCGGTCGGCACGGATGTGCCGGTGGCCTTGGACGGGCTGGTGGACTTCGCGCCGCCCGCGCCCGAGGCGACGCTGCCCGCCGCGTCCGAGCGGGCGTTCTCGGCGCCCGGCGCGGCC is a window of Streptomyces sp. NBC_00271 DNA encoding:
- a CDS encoding FAD-dependent oxidoreductase, whose protein sequence is MSMSRTERLVVIGGDAAGMSAASQARRMRGPDELEIVAFERGHFSSYSACGIPYWVGGDVPERDRLIARSPAEHRERAIDLRMRTEVTEIDVAGGRVRSLDLETGAEEWTSYDKLVIATGARPIRPDLPGVDAPGVHGVQTLDDGQALLDTLATTEGRRAVVVGAGYIGVEMAEALINRGYEVTVVNRGKEPMSTLDPDMGRLVHTAMENLGVTMVNDAEITKFLTGDAGRVRAVATEDAEYPADVVVLGIGVRPETTLARAAGLPLGDHGGLLTDLAMRVRGHENIWAGGDCVEVLDLISGRERHIALGTHANKHGQVIGSNVAGGYATFPGVVGTAVSKVCDLEIARTGLREKDAHRAGLRFEAVTIESTSRAGYYPDADLMTVKMLAERRTGRLLGVQIVGGEGAAKRVDIAAVALTAGMTVEQMTSLDLGYAPPFSPVWDPILVAARKAVTAVRKNAA
- a CDS encoding DUF4349 domain-containing protein produces the protein MHTRRSARTGPVVAGMVLAAALAVTGCGAADGGSASSADKAAAPGAENARSDAAGSVASGAGGAKSTSPSKATGTSVPTGSHIIRTASLTLQVKDVPKALDAARTAAVDAGGYVGNETTTRDGGGRERTRAVLRVPTDRYDAVLSSLEGTGKVVERTAKAEDVTDQVVDVESRVKSQRVSVARVRELMDQATKLSDVVALEGELSTREADLDALLAQQASLKDRTSLATITLSLSETPLKAAAKKSDTPGFVDALTGGWDAFVTMLRWIAVVFGVVLPFLLSAGLLLALWLRLARAGRPRRPGAEAAPASAGSLPVAPPVREEGGDED